CGACTGTCGGCACGACAGGGAATCGGCAAGCCCGAGCGAACCATGAGCACCAGCAGGCCGATAGTCTTGAGTGCGACACTCTTACCGCCGGTGTTGGGGCCACTGATCACCAGAATCTGTCGATCCTGCCCCAGCTTCAGGTCGATGGAAACGGCCCGCTCGACCTCAACGCTGCCATCCGCTCCGACCATCAGCAACGGATGTCGGGCATCACGCAGGTCGATGACCGGTTTGTCCGCCAGCTGTGGCGTCACGGCCCCGCACATCTGACCGAAACGCGCTGCCGCTGCCCGCAGATCAAAGCGGGCCATCAACGTCTGATTGTGCTCGAGGGCGACCCGCTGCCCTCGGACTTGAGCCGACAGACGCCGCAGGATACGTTCCTCCTCGCGTTGTTCGGCACGCCGTAAGGCTTGCAATTCATTGTTGCCTTCCAGCACCGCGTTCGGTTCCATGAACAGGGTCTGGCCGCTGGCGGATTCATCGTGGATCAGTCCCTTGACGCGACCGCGATGGTCGGCCCGCACCGGCACGACATAACGGCCATTGCGCTCGGTAACGATGCTGTCCTGAAAGACACCGCTGAAAGACTCGGCATGCAGCATATCCTCCAGTTTCCTGCGGATACGGCCCCGCAGGTGCCGGGCGGACTGACGCAGATCCCCCAGTTCGAAAGAAGCGCTGTCCAGAATCTCGCCGTGACTGCCGATACTGGCACGAATTTCACGCTGCAGGGCGTTGCAAACCGTCAGGCCGGACGCCTGCTCGGCGAGCAGCGGAGCGCTTTGCTGTCCGTCAAAATATCCGCGACAGGCACTGGCGGCCTCCAAACTCGAAACCACCGCCAGCAGGTCCTCGGCCGGCAACCAGCTGCCGTCGGCATGCAAACGCCGCAAGGCGGGTCGCAGTTCGCGGCACCCGCCCAACGGAGGTCGGCCCTGACTTTCGAACAAGGCCGTCATTTCGGCCACTTCGGCCAGAGCCTCGGCTACCTGCCGCGGATCATGCAACGGCTGTAAAGCCAGAGTCTTTTCCCGTCCCGGCTCGGTGACGGTGTGCCCCGCCAGCAGCCGAACGATTTTATTGTATTCGAGAACCCTGAGGGTTTCTTCGCTCATGAACTCCTAATCCCGCAAAAACACTCAGGAGCGGCCTTTTACCGTGCCGCCCAGTTGCTTGCCGTGACGAAACAGGGTCTCCCCCATGTCGACCAAAGGGGGCGTCAGCTGCGATGAACGCAGATATTTTTGCGCCTGTTCCGGCAAGGGGCTGCGACTCAACCCGAACAAGACCAGGATCAAAATCGCGGCACCCTGAACGATACCGAACAAGCCCCCTGCCACCCGGTTGAAGCCCCCGAGAAAAAGCAACTTGACGAAACGTGACAGAATAAACCCAATCACTGCAAAAATCAAGACCGTCAGCAGAAATAATGCAGCAAAAGCGATTACTACACATAACTGGGCCGGCAAGGAGAAGGTTTTAAGCATGCCCTCGGCCAGATAGGGATGAAAACGCAGGGCTATCACCAATCCGCCAAACAGCCCGAACAAAGAGCAGAGCTCCTTGAGCAGTCCGCGCACCACCCCCTTGATCAAAAAC
This DNA window, taken from Syntrophotalea carbinolica DSM 2380, encodes the following:
- a CDS encoding CvpA family protein — translated: MNVVDIAILTVLALFLIKGVVRGLLKELCSLFGLFGGLVIALRFHPYLAEGMLKTFSLPAQLCVVIAFAALFLLTVLIFAVIGFILSRFVKLLFLGGFNRVAGGLFGIVQGAAILILVLFGLSRSPLPEQAQKYLRSSQLTPPLVDMGETLFRHGKQLGGTVKGRS